Below is a window of Nocardia asteroides DNA.
AGCCCGATGCGCGACATCACCCGGTGACCCGCCCACCGCGACTCGATCCAGCAGGTGATCTCGACGACGCCCGCGGCCGCGTCCAGGACCTGGAAGCCCAGCTGCCCCGCCAGCTGCCCGTCGATCTCGACGACGCCCGCGTAGCCACGGCCCGCCCGCATGTCGGCCCACGCCACCAGACACTCGCGCGCCCAGCGACGGGGAGAATGGCGCTGCTCCCAGGTCAGCGGCGAGGAGCTCCAATACGGTTCGATGCAGGCACGGTCGCGGAGTCGCAGCGTATGCCAGCGCTCGGCGTCGGACAGCCGCGGCGGTCGCAACCGGACGGTGCACGCGCCCGTGTCGATCGGCCCGAGGGTCAGCCGGGCCAGGTCGACGTCGACCGGGATGCCGCCGGTCGTCGGTGTCGTCGTGCGCGACAACGGGATAACTCGCTTTCGTCGGCCACCGGGCCGGGGTAGGTGCGCTACGTGCCCGGCGTGCCGCGGCGTGACGACGACGCGGGCTCGGCCCTCGGCCAGGCCCGGGGCAGCACCGTCGTCTCGGGATCGAACGGCGCGGCGGTGGTCGGCACGGCATCCTCGGAACGGCTCCCCGAACCCGCGGGCACCGGTGCGGCCCGGGGTGGCGTGGCGGTGGCGGGTGCCACGGGTGTGGCCCGCGGAGTGGTCGTGTTCGGCGCGACGGGAGCGGCGCGGGGCGGTACCGCGGCGGCCGGTTCCGCCGGTGTCGCCCGGGACGCGGTGGCGCCCACCGGCACCGGCGCGGCCCGGGGCGGGGTCGCGGCGGCCGGTTCCACCGGTGCCTGGGCGGTGTCGTCCTTCGCTCCGGCGTCCTTGCCGCCGGACCGGCGGTCGAGTACGCCGCGGGCCAGCACCAGGCCCTCGGCGACGACGATGAGTACGGCGAGGGCGGCGAACAGGCCTTCCTGAACCGGATGCGGCGCCACCAGTTCCGACCGCGGGTTGCTGATCACGGTCAGCCGGGCCATACCGAGCACCTGGCGGAACTCGATCTCGCGGGCGACGTCGCGGGCGTCGAAACTCAGCTCGGGACGCAGCGGATCGTCGGCCAGCCGCTTGGTGAAGGTGTCCTCCACGGCACGGCGATGATCCTCGAGATCGGCGGCCGAGCGCGCGATGGCCTCGGTGCGCATCTGCGAGCCCACCCGGTCCAGCGACTGCTGGACCGCCAGCACCAAGCGCTCGGCCTGCTCGGGAGAACCCGCCTGCGCCTTGATGATCAGCAGCGACGGCGCGGGCCCGGTCATCGCCGACACCCGCGGGCGCAGATCCTGCTCCGACGGGGCCAGCCCGTTCTTCACCACATCCGAGAGCACCCGGCTCTCGGTGACCAGCACGATGTAGGGCTGGGTCAGCTCGTTGAACACCGCGCCGATGGACTGCTGCGAGATCTGCGCGGTGAGACTGGCCTCGTAGGTCCGTTCGCTCCCGTCGCGCACGAACCACACGGCGCCACCGGCCAGCGCGGCCACGACCAGCGCGATCGGCAGCACCCGGATCAGCTTGCGCAGGTGCGCGGCGATGTCGACACCGGCCGACGGCACACTCTCCTGGTGCGCGTCGCCGCTGTCGGCCGCGCCCGTCTTGCTCACACCTACCCCCAAACTCACCAACTCTGTGGTGGATGTTAGCCGGGGTTCGGGTGTGTCGCGACCGCGGCGGGTCGGGAACGGCCGAAAGGATTACCCTCGCCGTGGCATCGGCAAACGCTCTGGTCGCATCAGTGCGGTGCCCGGGAGTGAATCGCCTGCTGAGCGCGGTCGCGACCGGGTCGGTACGCTGAGCCGGTTCGTGCCGGACATCGGCCGGATGTGTGTGGCTAGTGCTGGAGGATGGTGCGGTGGTGGGGGCTCGGGTGTCGGTGTGTGTCCCGGCATTCAACGCGGCGCGCACGATCACCGAGACGATCGAGTCGATCCTGACCCAGGATTTCGGCGACTTCGAGGTCGTCGTGGTCGACAACGCCAGCACCGACGGCACCGGCGAGCTGGTGCGCGCGTTCACCGACGACCGGATCCGGCTGCACACCAACGACACCGTGCTGCCCATGGTCGAGAACTGGAACCGCACGCTCGGCCTGGCCGGGGGCGAGCTGGTCAAACTCGTCTGCGCCGACGACCTGATCACCCCCGGCTGCCTGTCGGCCCAGGTAGAGGCGCTGCGCGATCCCCGGATCGCGGTGTCGGGCGCCAGGTTCGACGTCATCGACGACGCGGGCGCCGTGCTCGCCCTGGGCCGCGGGCTGGCCGGGATCACCGGCCGCTGCTCGCCGCGCACCGCGCTGCGCGCCTTCGTCCGCAAACTGCCCGACGCGGTGTGCCCGACCGCCGCGTTCCTGTTCCGGCGCCGCGAGCTCGCCGCCACCGGCGGCTTCCGGGGCGACTTCCTCTACGCCATGGACATCGATCTGGTGGCACGGCTGTGCGCGCACGGCCAGTTCTACGGCGACCCCGACGTCCTCGCGATCAGCCGCGCCTCGGCGTTCAACTACTCCTCCACCACTTCGACCCTCAGCAAGTTCTCCGAGGTGGTGCGGTTCAACCACCACTACCGGCGCGCGCATCCCGACCTGGTCGGCCCGCTCGATGTCGTGGCGGGCGACGCCGTGGTGGCACGACAGGCGCTGGTGCGGCTGTGCGCGCGGGCGAAACGCCTGTCCGGGAAGGGCTGACGGCATGGGCGTGCTGCTGTACCTCGCCGCCGTGCCGGTGGGCTGGTTGTTCCTGCGCTGGATCCGGCATCGGCCCCAGCGCGGCCTGCTGCTGGTCGCCGCGCTGGTGCCGTTCAACGGGCTGCTGCTGATCGCGCCGGGATGGATGCAGGTCAACGGGTGGAAGGAGGCGTTGCTGCTGCTCACGCTGGCGGTGGCGATCTTCGTCCCGCAGCCCGATGCCGGTCCGCGCCCGGCCATCCCGTGGTGGCCGCTCGGCGCGGCGCTGTGCGTGTTCGGGGTGGTGTCGGCGTTCGTGACGGCCGGATCGCTGGGCCTGTTCGCGATCAAGATCACGTTCTTCTACTTCGTCGTGGTGCCGCTGATCCTGTACCTGCGCCCGTTCGACGCCCGCGACCGGGACCTGCTGGTGACGATCATGATGGTCGAAGCCGTCGGCATCGCGGTGTTCGGGCTGGCCCAGCAGGCCATCGGCGGCGCGGGGCTGGCCGCCATGGGCTACGAGTACAACGAGACGATCCGGTTCTCCGGCGGGATCCTGCGCTCGTTCAGCACCTTCAACCAGCCGTTCCCGTTCGCGTTCTACCTCGTCACCGTGCTGCTGGTCGGTGGGTCGGTGGCGCTGGCCGCGCCGTCGCGGCCGCGCAACCGGCTGTTCCTGATGGCCACGCCCATCCTGGTCGTCGGCGCCGCGGCCAGTGTGGTGCGGGCGGCGCTGGCCGGATTGCTGGTCGGCGCACTGGTGCTCGCGGTGGTGCGGTACCGGCGTCAGCTGAAGACGGTGATCATCGGCGGAGTCGCGCTGATCGTGCTCGGCAGCGTCGTGGTCTCCTCGCAGGCGCGCAGTTCGCTGTTCTCCTCGTCGAGCCTGGCCGACCGCGGCACCGGCTGGAACACCGTGCTGCGCTCGGTCGGCAGCCATCCGTTCGGTGACGGGCTGGGCTCCACGGGCGCCGCGAAGGCCAAGCAGCTGGTGGAGGAACTCGGCCCGATGGCGGAGAAACTGCCCTACGCCACCGGCGAGGTGCAGATCTACGGCCGCCCGTATCAGCCGGACAACTACTACGTGAAGCTGCTCATCGAACTGGGACCGATCGGGGTCTGGCTGTTCTGCGCGATCATGGTGGTGATCTATCTGCTGGCCCTGCGCGGCGCGCGCACCCTGCGCGGCAACGACTCGGCGCTCGCGCTCGGGGTCGCGGCGTCGGTCCTGGCCAGCGCGGTGGCGGCGGTCGCGTCGAGCTACTTCGAGATCTTCCCGAGCGACTTCTACTTCTGGTTGCTGGCCGCGGTCGTCGGCTGTGCCGTCACCCAGCGGTCCACGTCCGAGCCCGTCGAGCACGGCTCCGTCCCCGAGCAGGTAGCGTGAGATTCCCGAGAAGTGAAAATGCCGGTCCCGGAGTGTGTTTCGGTGCGCTGGCCTACCGCCCGCACGGTGCCGGAGTGTCGACGTATCAGCGTGAACTGCTGGCGCGGATGCCCGAGCTGCTGGCCGGGACCGCGGTGACGGCGCTGGTGCAGGCCGATGCCGCCGCGGCGTTGCCCGAGGGGATCGCGGCGCTGTCGCGTCCGGTCGCGGCGGGCGCGCGGCGCGCCTGGCACGGGATCGCCCCGCTGCGCGGCGCGGATCTCTTCCACGGCCTCGATGTCGACCTTCCGCTGACCGGTCCGCGCGCCACCGTCGCCACCGTCCACGACTTGTCGGTGTTCGACGTCCCGTGGGCGTTCAGCCGGTACCGGGCCGCGGGCGAGCAACTGCTGGTGCGGATGTCGCTGACCCGGGCCGACCTGCTCGTCGCGGTCTCGGAGTTCACCGCGCAACGCATCGCCGACCGCTTCGGCCGCGAGGCCGTGGTGGTGCCGCTGGCGCCCGCCGCCTGGGCGCGGGTACCCGAGGCGGCCGAGATCGACCGGGTGCGTGCGCGCTACGAGTTGCCGTCGCGGTTCGTCCTGCAGGTCGGCACGGTCGAGCCGCGCAAGCAGGTCGGTGTGCTGGCCGAGGTGGCACGGGAACTCGAGATCCCGCTGGTGCTGGCCGGCGCGGGATCCGACGGTCCGCAGGCGCCGGCGGGCGCGCTCGGGCTCGGCTACGTCGACCTCGCCGATCTGCCCGCGCTGTACGCGGCCGCGACGGTGGTCGCCTACTGCTCGCAGTACGAAGGATTCGGTCTGCCACCCGTGGAGGCGATGGCCTGTGGCGGCGCGGTGGTCGCCAGCGCGGTGGGCGCGCTGCCCCAGGTGTGTGGCGACGGCGCGATCCTGGTCGAGCGGACCGGTGTCGACGCGTGGACGCGGGCGCTGCGGCCGCTGCTGCACGACGTGGACGCCAACCGCGAACTGCGCGAACGCGGCCTGCTCGCGATGACGAAACTGAGCTGGCAGGCGACGGCCGAGGCCACCGTCGCCGCCTACCGGTCCGCCGGACTGCTCGCATGACCGACGAGGCGACCGTCGCCCCGCCCCGGCGCGCGCTGTCCGGCCGGGCGGCGGCGAACAACACCGCCGCCATGCTCGCCAGCCGGATCTTCTCCGCCGTGCTCGGCCTGTTCGGCACCATGCTCATCGCGCGGATGCTGCCCGCCGTCGAATGGGGCTATTTCTCCTTCGTCTTCGGCTTGCTCGGCATGCTCGCGATCGTCACCGATCTCGGCGTCGGGCGCGCGGTCATCGGCAAACTCGTGCACGGCGAGCCCGGCGAGGTCGCCGAGATCGCGACCTCGTTCATCGTCTTGCGCACGGTCCTGGGTCTGCTCGGCTACGGCCTCGCCGTCGGCTACGTGCTGGTGCTGCGCTGCCCGCCGGAGGTGGTCGCGGCCACCGCCCTGGCCGGTCTCGTGGTGGTGATCGCGACACCGAGTCACGCGCTGACGGTGCTGTTCCAATCGACCATGCGGCTCACCCTGGTCGCCGGGGCCGAGGCATTGGCGCGCAGTGTCCAGCTGGGTGTGACGGTGCTGGCGGTCCTGTGGTCGCCGACGCTGCTGGTGGTCGTAGTGCCCGCCGTCGTCTACGAGATCGTCGCGCTCGCGGTGAAGGTCGTCGGGATCGGGCGCGGTCTGGGCGGGCCCCTTCCGGCGCGGCGCGTCGAGCTGGGCTGGTGGGGCGGCATGCTGCGCGAGGCGCTGCCGCTGAGCATCGGGCTGGCGTTGATCATCGTGCTGCAGAAGGTCGGGCTGCTGCTGCTCGGCCACTTCGACACCTTCGAATCCGTCGGGTTGTACGCCGTCGGCATGAAATTCGCCGATCTGCTCGACACCGCCGCGATCGCGGTGGTGGCCCCGCTGACAACGCTGCTGATCGCGCTGTGGCCCGGCGACCCGCTGCGGTTCCGCCGCCACTTCCGGCAGGCGACGGTCGCGTTGACCGTGCTCGGGCTGGCGGCGCTGGTCGCGTTCTGGCCGGTCGCCGCCGACGCGGTGCGCCTGCTGTTCGGCGCCGACCTCGTGGCCGCGGCGGGTGCGGCGCGCCTGCAGATCGTCGGCGGCCTGCTCGGGGCGCTGGCCCACCTCGGGCTGGTGGCGCTGATGGCGGTGGGGCGCAACATCGTGATCCCGTGGATCGCGGGGGCCGCGCTGCTGGTCAA
It encodes the following:
- a CDS encoding oligosaccharide flippase family protein: MTDEATVAPPRRALSGRAAANNTAAMLASRIFSAVLGLFGTMLIARMLPAVEWGYFSFVFGLLGMLAIVTDLGVGRAVIGKLVHGEPGEVAEIATSFIVLRTVLGLLGYGLAVGYVLVLRCPPEVVAATALAGLVVVIATPSHALTVLFQSTMRLTLVAGAEALARSVQLGVTVLAVLWSPTLLVVVVPAVVYEIVALAVKVVGIGRGLGGPLPARRVELGWWGGMLREALPLSIGLALIIVLQKVGLLLLGHFDTFESVGLYAVGMKFADLLDTAAIAVVAPLTTLLIALWPGDPLRFRRHFRQATVALTVLGLAALVAFWPVAADAVRLLFGADLVAAAGAARLQIVGGLLGALAHLGLVALMAVGRNIVIPWIAGAALLVNLGAAWPLITRMSYDGAVLAGLLAQAVLLVAVWVALALTVRERRLVPIATAIAVTGVAVAVIAAATAVQQRWDPPWIVTSAVACLLYLVLAGSIVRRTDGLTIRSLREPKPDDTVANSSDDADRRTGHPDGAGVRDSAGADD
- a CDS encoding glycosyltransferase family 2 protein, coding for MVGARVSVCVPAFNAARTITETIESILTQDFGDFEVVVVDNASTDGTGELVRAFTDDRIRLHTNDTVLPMVENWNRTLGLAGGELVKLVCADDLITPGCLSAQVEALRDPRIAVSGARFDVIDDAGAVLALGRGLAGITGRCSPRTALRAFVRKLPDAVCPTAAFLFRRRELAATGGFRGDFLYAMDIDLVARLCAHGQFYGDPDVLAISRASAFNYSSTTSTLSKFSEVVRFNHHYRRAHPDLVGPLDVVAGDAVVARQALVRLCARAKRLSGKG
- a CDS encoding O-antigen ligase family protein, with protein sequence MGVLLYLAAVPVGWLFLRWIRHRPQRGLLLVAALVPFNGLLLIAPGWMQVNGWKEALLLLTLAVAIFVPQPDAGPRPAIPWWPLGAALCVFGVVSAFVTAGSLGLFAIKITFFYFVVVPLILYLRPFDARDRDLLVTIMMVEAVGIAVFGLAQQAIGGAGLAAMGYEYNETIRFSGGILRSFSTFNQPFPFAFYLVTVLLVGGSVALAAPSRPRNRLFLMATPILVVGAAASVVRAALAGLLVGALVLAVVRYRRQLKTVIIGGVALIVLGSVVVSSQARSSLFSSSSLADRGTGWNTVLRSVGSHPFGDGLGSTGAAKAKQLVEELGPMAEKLPYATGEVQIYGRPYQPDNYYVKLLIELGPIGVWLFCAIMVVIYLLALRGARTLRGNDSALALGVAASVLASAVAAVASSYFEIFPSDFYFWLLAAVVGCAVTQRSTSEPVEHGSVPEQVA
- a CDS encoding YveK family protein gives rise to the protein MSKTGAADSGDAHQESVPSAGVDIAAHLRKLIRVLPIALVVAALAGGAVWFVRDGSERTYEASLTAQISQQSIGAVFNELTQPYIVLVTESRVLSDVVKNGLAPSEQDLRPRVSAMTGPAPSLLIIKAQAGSPEQAERLVLAVQQSLDRVGSQMRTEAIARSAADLEDHRRAVEDTFTKRLADDPLRPELSFDARDVAREIEFRQVLGMARLTVISNPRSELVAPHPVQEGLFAALAVLIVVAEGLVLARGVLDRRSGGKDAGAKDDTAQAPVEPAAATPPRAAPVPVGATASRATPAEPAAAVPPRAAPVAPNTTTPRATPVAPATATPPRAAPVPAGSGSRSEDAVPTTAAPFDPETTVLPRAWPRAEPASSSRRGTPGT
- a CDS encoding glycosyltransferase family 4 protein, with the translated sequence MTALVQADAAAALPEGIAALSRPVAAGARRAWHGIAPLRGADLFHGLDVDLPLTGPRATVATVHDLSVFDVPWAFSRYRAAGEQLLVRMSLTRADLLVAVSEFTAQRIADRFGREAVVVPLAPAAWARVPEAAEIDRVRARYELPSRFVLQVGTVEPRKQVGVLAEVARELEIPLVLAGAGSDGPQAPAGALGLGYVDLADLPALYAAATVVAYCSQYEGFGLPPVEAMACGGAVVASAVGALPQVCGDGAILVERTGVDAWTRALRPLLHDVDANRELRERGLLAMTKLSWQATAEATVAAYRSAGLLA